One Azoarcus sp. DN11 DNA segment encodes these proteins:
- a CDS encoding GlxA family transcriptional regulator yields MVPGKFKYDFRTSDTTAHTGVFEGYSNDKAGNKDRPAWHSGAYGGGVMKDERNGAAAGRAAGRGVAAGPTRIGFLLLDNFTLIAHSSAIEPLRMANHLSGEEHYQWFTLSENGDPVRASDGQRILPDAPMDAANDLDIVIVCGGVAQQQAIRKSHLSFLQAQARRGALIGGVCTGTWALAQAGLLDGYRASIHWECISGLQEAFPKVLVTNRLFTIEANRLTASGGTAPLDMMLNLIGKQHGRELMAAISEMFMCERIRNDQEQQRIPLRHVLGTSQPKLLEIVALMEANIEEPLELEDLAEIAGISRRQLERLFLKHLNGSPSRYYLTLRINRARQLLRQTSMMIIEVATACGFVSTPHFSKCYRGFFGVPPSSERTIEPVPRGARGRREIFIADESAEVHDTVLPASTAEVALMAARGEATYGSVLGVARRAVC; encoded by the coding sequence ATGGTTCCGGGAAAGTTCAAATATGACTTTCGGACGAGCGACACCACAGCGCACACGGGTGTGTTCGAAGGGTATTCAAATGACAAGGCCGGCAATAAAGATCGGCCTGCATGGCACAGCGGTGCCTATGGAGGAGGGGTAATGAAAGACGAGCGCAATGGCGCGGCCGCAGGCCGGGCTGCGGGGCGAGGTGTTGCGGCGGGGCCGACGCGAATCGGTTTTCTGCTGCTCGACAATTTCACGCTGATCGCGCATTCATCGGCCATCGAGCCTTTACGCATGGCCAATCACCTGAGCGGGGAAGAGCATTACCAGTGGTTCACCCTGAGTGAGAACGGGGATCCGGTGCGCGCGAGCGACGGCCAGCGGATCCTGCCGGATGCACCGATGGACGCCGCAAACGATCTGGACATCGTGATCGTGTGTGGCGGCGTCGCGCAGCAGCAGGCGATCCGCAAATCCCACCTGAGTTTCCTGCAAGCACAGGCGCGACGCGGTGCCTTGATCGGCGGCGTGTGCACGGGTACCTGGGCGCTCGCACAGGCGGGGCTGCTCGACGGCTATCGGGCCAGCATCCACTGGGAGTGTATTTCGGGCTTGCAGGAGGCCTTCCCGAAGGTGCTCGTCACCAACCGCCTGTTCACGATCGAGGCCAACCGCCTCACCGCCTCGGGTGGAACGGCGCCGCTCGACATGATGCTGAACCTGATCGGCAAGCAGCACGGGCGTGAACTGATGGCGGCGATCTCCGAAATGTTCATGTGCGAACGGATCCGCAACGATCAGGAGCAGCAGCGCATTCCCCTGCGCCACGTATTGGGAACCTCGCAGCCGAAGCTCCTCGAGATCGTTGCGCTGATGGAAGCGAACATCGAGGAACCGCTGGAACTCGAGGATCTGGCCGAGATCGCCGGCATTTCGCGGCGGCAGCTGGAGCGACTCTTCCTCAAGCATCTGAACGGTTCGCCGTCGCGCTATTACCTGACCCTCCGCATCAACCGCGCGCGCCAGTTGCTGCGGCAGACCTCGATGATGATCATCGAAGTCGCCACCGCCTGCGGCTTCGTCTCGACGCCGCATTTCTCGAAGTGCTACCGCGGCTTCTTCGGCGTGCCGCCGAGCAGCGAGCGGACCATCGAGCCCGTGCCGCGCGGCGCGCGCGGGCGACGCGAAATCTTCATTGCCGACGAGAGCGCCGAAGTGCACGACACCGTCCTGCCGGCTTCGACTGCCGAAGTGGCGCTGATGGCGGCGAGAGGTGAGGCGACCTATGGGAGCGTGTTGGGCGTGGCGCGCCGCGCCGTCTGCTGA
- a CDS encoding electron transfer flavoprotein subunit beta, with the protein MQREDNGKPTGEQALKIAALVSVGRHPVTGRTRRAEYDARAVEIGFSLAKGEDLYLVHAGECSPEAEAALRGYLGMGIGAIDVLQQPAGSDVVPALEAWLRTAAPRIVLCGARGETGEGSGLVPFLLAERLGWSLVSGLAEVESVVRDTMTVLQALPRGQRRRLKVRLPAVVTVDGAAHAARQSAFGPARRGELRRKAFGTNPDGAAREWTIAPARKRPKRLKIVKASSARDRFKAAAAKAEGSGGQVLNGVPAQQGAEAILKLLREEGVLR; encoded by the coding sequence ATGCAGCGTGAAGACAACGGAAAACCGACGGGCGAGCAGGCGCTGAAGATCGCGGCCCTGGTTTCGGTGGGGCGTCACCCCGTGACCGGGCGCACGCGTCGCGCGGAATACGATGCGCGCGCCGTCGAGATCGGCTTCTCTCTGGCGAAGGGCGAGGACCTTTACCTGGTCCATGCGGGCGAGTGTTCGCCCGAGGCGGAAGCCGCGCTGCGCGGCTATCTGGGCATGGGTATCGGTGCGATCGACGTGCTGCAGCAGCCGGCGGGGTCGGATGTCGTGCCGGCGCTCGAAGCCTGGCTGCGCACCGCCGCGCCACGCATCGTGCTCTGCGGTGCGCGGGGCGAAACGGGCGAGGGGTCGGGACTCGTGCCCTTCCTCCTCGCCGAGCGCCTGGGGTGGTCGTTGGTGTCGGGGCTCGCCGAGGTCGAATCGGTCGTTCGCGACACGATGACGGTGCTGCAGGCCTTGCCACGCGGGCAGCGCCGGCGGCTCAAGGTGAGGCTGCCCGCCGTCGTGACCGTCGATGGGGCGGCGCACGCTGCGCGACAGAGCGCGTTCGGTCCGGCACGGCGGGGCGAACTGCGCCGGAAGGCATTCGGGACCAACCCCGACGGTGCGGCGCGGGAGTGGACAATCGCGCCGGCACGCAAGCGCCCCAAGCGCCTCAAGATCGTCAAAGCGAGCTCGGCGCGAGACCGTTTCAAGGCCGCTGCGGCGAAAGCCGAGGGCAGTGGCGGACAGGTGCTCAACGGGGTCCCGGCGCAACAGGGGGCCGAGGCCATTCTCAAGCTGTTGCGCGAAGAAGGGGTCCTGCGGTGA
- the dgcA gene encoding dimethylglycine demethylation protein DgcA produces MAQFDALFQPIQIGKLTIRNRIVSTAHAEVYATDGGMTTERYVKYYEEKAKGGIGLCICGGSSVVAIDSPQGWWKSVNLATDKIIPHFQNLADAMHKHGAKIMIQITHMGRRSRWDGENWPHLVSPSGIREPVHRATCKTIEPEEIQRIIGNYAQAARRAKEGGLDGVELSAVHQHLIDQFWSPRVNQRTDEWGGSFENRMRFGMEVLKAVRAEVGRDFVVGMRICGDEFHPDGLTHEDMKQIAKYYSDTGLLDFIGVVGSGCDTHNTLANVIPNMSYPPEPFLHLAAGIKEVVSVPVIHAQNIKDPNQAQRILEGGYVDLVGMTRAHIADPHFVNKIKMGKVDQIRQCVGANYCIDRQYQGLDVLCIQNAATSREHQGLPHIIEKSTGPKRKVVVVGGGPAGMEAARVAAERGHDVTLFEKKDALGGQISIAARAPQRDQMAGITRWYQLELARLKIDLRLGVGADAATIMDLRPDVVVLAVGAHPFLEQNPHWGAAEGLVVSSWDILEGRVAPGKNVLVYDTICEFSGMSVADYLADKGAKVEIVTDDIKPGVAIGGTTFPTYYRSLYPKEVIMTGDMMLEKVYREGDKLVAVLENEYTGAKEERVVDQIVVENGVRPDEKLYYELKPGSRNKGQVNIEELFAIQPQSCLAEKGDGYLLFRIGDCVSQRNTHAAILDALRLCKDF; encoded by the coding sequence ATGGCACAGTTCGACGCCCTTTTCCAGCCGATCCAGATCGGCAAGCTGACGATCCGCAACCGCATCGTCAGCACCGCGCACGCCGAGGTCTATGCGACCGACGGCGGCATGACCACCGAGCGCTACGTCAAGTACTACGAGGAAAAGGCCAAGGGCGGGATCGGCCTGTGCATCTGCGGCGGCTCGTCGGTGGTCGCGATCGACAGTCCGCAGGGCTGGTGGAAGTCGGTGAATCTCGCGACCGACAAGATCATCCCGCACTTCCAGAACCTCGCCGACGCGATGCACAAGCACGGCGCGAAGATCATGATCCAGATCACGCACATGGGCCGGCGTTCGCGCTGGGATGGCGAGAACTGGCCGCATCTGGTGTCGCCGTCGGGCATCCGCGAGCCGGTACACCGCGCGACGTGCAAGACGATCGAGCCCGAGGAGATCCAGCGCATCATCGGCAACTACGCACAGGCCGCCCGCCGTGCGAAGGAAGGCGGGCTGGACGGGGTGGAGCTGTCGGCGGTGCACCAGCACCTCATCGACCAGTTCTGGAGCCCGCGCGTGAACCAGCGCACCGACGAGTGGGGCGGCTCCTTCGAGAACCGCATGCGCTTCGGCATGGAAGTGCTGAAGGCGGTGCGTGCCGAGGTCGGGCGTGATTTCGTGGTCGGCATGCGCATCTGCGGCGACGAGTTCCACCCGGACGGCCTCACGCACGAGGACATGAAGCAGATCGCGAAGTACTACAGCGATACCGGCCTGCTCGACTTCATCGGTGTCGTCGGTTCGGGCTGTGACACGCACAACACGCTGGCGAACGTGATCCCGAACATGAGCTATCCGCCGGAGCCCTTCCTGCATCTCGCGGCCGGGATCAAGGAAGTGGTGTCGGTGCCGGTGATCCACGCGCAGAACATCAAGGATCCCAACCAGGCGCAGCGCATCCTGGAAGGCGGCTATGTCGACCTGGTCGGCATGACGCGCGCGCATATCGCCGATCCGCACTTCGTGAACAAGATCAAGATGGGCAAGGTCGACCAGATCCGCCAGTGCGTCGGCGCGAACTACTGCATCGACCGCCAGTACCAGGGCCTGGACGTGCTGTGCATCCAGAACGCCGCGACTTCGCGCGAGCATCAGGGGCTGCCGCACATCATCGAGAAATCGACGGGCCCGAAGCGCAAGGTGGTCGTCGTCGGCGGCGGGCCGGCCGGCATGGAGGCGGCGCGCGTCGCGGCCGAGCGCGGCCATGACGTGACGCTGTTCGAGAAGAAGGACGCGCTGGGCGGCCAGATCTCGATCGCCGCGCGGGCGCCGCAGCGCGACCAGATGGCGGGCATCACGCGCTGGTATCAGCTCGAACTCGCGCGCCTGAAGATCGACCTGCGCCTGGGTGTTGGGGCGGATGCGGCGACGATCATGGATCTGCGGCCGGACGTCGTCGTGCTGGCAGTCGGTGCCCATCCCTTCCTGGAGCAGAACCCGCATTGGGGCGCCGCCGAGGGGCTGGTCGTGAGCAGCTGGGACATCCTCGAAGGCCGTGTCGCGCCGGGCAAGAACGTGCTGGTGTACGACACGATCTGCGAGTTCTCCGGCATGTCGGTCGCGGACTACCTCGCCGACAAGGGCGCCAAGGTCGAGATCGTCACCGACGACATCAAGCCGGGCGTGGCGATCGGCGGCACGACCTTCCCGACCTACTACCGCAGCCTGTACCCCAAGGAAGTGATCATGACCGGGGACATGATGCTGGAGAAGGTGTATCGCGAAGGCGACAAGCTCGTCGCGGTTCTGGAGAACGAATACACCGGCGCGAAGGAAGAACGCGTGGTCGACCAGATCGTGGTCGAGAACGGCGTGCGGCCGGACGAGAAGCTGTACTACGAGCTGAAGCCGGGTTCGCGCAACAAGGGCCAGGTGAACATCGAGGAGCTCTTCGCGATCCAGCCGCAGTCGTGCCTTGCGGAAAAGGGCGATGGCTATTTGCTGTTCCGCATCGGCGACTGCGTGTCGCAGCGGAATACGCATGCGGCGATCCTCGATGCGCTGCGCTTGTGCAAGGATTTCTGA
- a CDS encoding electron transfer flavoprotein subunit alpha/FixB family protein — protein MTDIIRRDPRTEWIARNRLHPEHEAVLAQLNGGVPVAQWMGPNGIIRRNPHAVGFIGPNGIRRIDCSGAQTANAVVTARRESGAAPARRRVQIDTPAFCVAVVADMPGGRLSAHDRDVLGLARQLADGVEQGAVLLVSFGESRDEGLGEAGVDRVVNFAGESFDGYAPEQRLNALGGIERQHEPRHWLFPDSPLGGAELGRRFAARRGERPATQVWQIADGQCIARGAAGTVDITRALPRIVLALPECAEPVSETVHAAESVAPPAALPQALRRVEDLGAVAVDPAGVALAEAEFILSAGNGIRDWDGFHRAASVLGATEGASRVAVDNGFMPRHRQVGATGTWVTARVYLAVGISGAIQHLQGIQQCDKVIAINTDPGCDMVKRADLSVIADSSEVLAALVELVEGVRKEQRNAA, from the coding sequence ATGACGGACATCATTCGACGTGACCCGCGCACCGAGTGGATCGCGCGCAATCGCCTGCATCCCGAGCACGAGGCGGTGCTCGCGCAACTGAATGGCGGCGTGCCCGTGGCGCAGTGGATGGGGCCGAACGGCATCATCCGGCGCAATCCGCATGCGGTCGGCTTCATCGGCCCGAACGGCATCCGTCGCATCGATTGCAGCGGCGCGCAGACCGCCAACGCGGTCGTCACAGCGAGGCGCGAGTCCGGTGCTGCCCCGGCGCGGCGGCGCGTGCAGATCGACACCCCCGCGTTCTGCGTCGCGGTGGTCGCGGACATGCCCGGCGGTCGCCTGTCGGCGCATGACCGCGACGTACTTGGACTGGCACGTCAGCTCGCCGACGGTGTGGAGCAGGGCGCTGTGCTGCTGGTGAGTTTCGGCGAGTCGCGCGACGAGGGGCTCGGCGAAGCGGGCGTGGACCGCGTCGTGAATTTCGCCGGCGAGTCCTTCGACGGCTACGCACCGGAACAGCGCCTGAACGCGCTGGGCGGCATCGAGCGTCAGCACGAGCCGCGCCACTGGCTGTTCCCCGATTCGCCCCTCGGCGGCGCGGAACTGGGCCGGCGCTTCGCGGCACGGCGCGGCGAGCGGCCGGCGACCCAGGTGTGGCAGATCGCGGATGGGCAGTGCATCGCCCGCGGCGCGGCCGGCACCGTCGACATCACCCGCGCTCTGCCGCGCATCGTCCTCGCGCTGCCCGAATGTGCCGAACCGGTCAGCGAAACGGTCCATGCGGCCGAGTCGGTCGCGCCACCGGCGGCCTTGCCACAGGCGTTGCGCCGGGTCGAGGACCTTGGCGCGGTGGCGGTCGATCCCGCCGGGGTCGCGCTCGCGGAGGCGGAATTCATCCTCTCCGCGGGCAACGGCATCCGCGACTGGGACGGTTTCCATCGCGCGGCGAGCGTGCTTGGTGCGACCGAAGGGGCGTCGCGGGTCGCGGTGGACAACGGCTTCATGCCGCGTCACCGCCAGGTCGGCGCGACCGGCACCTGGGTGACGGCGCGGGTGTATCTCGCCGTCGGCATCTCGGGCGCGATCCAGCACCTGCAGGGCATCCAGCAGTGCGACAAGGTCATCGCGATCAACACGGACCCCGGTTGCGACATGGTCAAGCGCGCGGACCTGTCGGTGATCGCGGATTCGAGCGAAGTGCTCGCGGCCTTGGTGGAGTTGGTCGAAGGGGTTCGCAAGGAGCAGCGCAATGCAGCGTGA
- a CDS encoding DUF5943 domain-containing protein, translating into MKTAPQLPIEVDSETGVWTTDALPMLYVPRHFFINNHKGIEEEIGAERYAEILYKAGYKSAWHWCEKEAALHKLSGVAVFEHYMKRLSQRGWGLFSIEAIDLDAGTCRVRLDHSAFVYEYGKVGRKIEYMFTGWFAGAMDQILAAAGSPLRTLAEQVQSGAEEGCDYGVFVTRPR; encoded by the coding sequence ATGAAGACCGCACCGCAACTGCCGATCGAAGTCGATTCCGAAACCGGCGTCTGGACCACCGACGCGCTGCCGATGCTGTACGTGCCGCGCCACTTCTTCATCAACAACCACAAGGGCATCGAGGAAGAGATCGGCGCCGAGCGCTACGCCGAGATCCTCTACAAGGCCGGCTACAAGTCGGCCTGGCACTGGTGCGAGAAGGAGGCCGCGCTGCACAAGCTTTCCGGCGTGGCGGTGTTCGAGCATTACATGAAGCGCCTGTCGCAGCGCGGCTGGGGCCTGTTCTCGATCGAGGCGATCGATCTCGACGCGGGCACCTGCCGCGTGCGCCTGGACCATTCGGCCTTCGTCTATGAGTACGGCAAGGTCGGTCGCAAGATCGAATACATGTTCACCGGCTGGTTCGCCGGCGCGATGGACCAGATCCTCGCCGCGGCCGGCAGCCCGCTGCGCACGCTGGCCGAGCAGGTCCAGAGCGGCGCCGAGGAAGGCTGCGACTACGGCGTGTTCGTCACCCGTCCGCGCTGA
- a CDS encoding (Fe-S)-binding protein, with protein sequence MLDVVLPILIFAALALALAGAVRRVRLWRQGRPSPVSVLGGLAAMPRRYLVDLHHVVARDKVFANTHVATGGGFVAAAVLLILVHGFQLESRLLSWALLAATAVMFAGALRVAARRKNPPARLSRGPWMRLPKSLFAFASGVFLVTLPTAGVLPASFGGWALAAVLALAVAWGIGEMFLGMAWGGPMKHAFAGALHLAFHRRPERFGGGRSTGLKPLDLKDSTAPLGVGKPADFTWNQLLGFDACVQCGRCEAMCPAFAAGQPLNPKKLIQDMVVGLAGGTDAAYAGSPYPGKPVGEHGGDAHSPIVLRDVREGRALVDAETLWSCTTCRACVEECPMMIEHVDAIVDMRRFLTMEHGNTPNKGREVLENLATTDNPGGFDPASRMNWAADLDLPLMAKRGTADVLLWMGDGAFDMRNQRTLRALVKVLRAAQVDFAVLGNEELDSGDVARRLGDEASFQTLAVRNAATLAKYRFREIVTCDPHSVHVLKNEYPAFGASYTVTHHSTFISNLMEKGRLTLGEWTGGRVTYHDPCYLGRYNGEYEAPRKALKGIGIKVVEMERSGFRSRCCGGGGGAPITDIPGKRRIPDMRIEEINATKAEVVAVGCPQCTAMLEGVVGPRPEVLDIAELVAAQLVTAPAPARRAEEALEAEVAA encoded by the coding sequence ATGCTTGACGTAGTACTCCCCATACTGATCTTCGCCGCGCTGGCGCTCGCGCTGGCGGGCGCCGTCCGGCGCGTCCGCCTGTGGCGCCAAGGACGCCCATCGCCGGTCTCCGTGCTCGGCGGCCTGGCCGCGATGCCGCGCCGCTACCTGGTGGACCTCCACCACGTCGTCGCGCGCGACAAGGTGTTCGCGAACACCCACGTCGCGACGGGTGGCGGTTTCGTCGCGGCTGCCGTGCTGCTGATCCTGGTGCACGGCTTTCAGCTTGAAAGCCGCTTGCTGAGCTGGGCGCTGCTCGCGGCCACGGCCGTCATGTTCGCCGGCGCGCTGCGTGTCGCGGCGCGACGCAAGAACCCGCCGGCGCGGCTCTCGCGCGGCCCGTGGATGCGTCTGCCGAAAAGCCTCTTCGCGTTCGCGAGCGGCGTGTTCCTGGTCACGCTGCCGACGGCCGGTGTGCTGCCGGCCTCGTTCGGCGGCTGGGCGCTCGCCGCGGTGCTGGCGCTCGCCGTCGCGTGGGGCATCGGCGAGATGTTCCTCGGCATGGCCTGGGGCGGACCGATGAAGCATGCCTTCGCCGGCGCGCTGCATCTGGCTTTCCATCGTCGGCCCGAACGCTTCGGCGGCGGGCGCTCGACCGGCCTCAAGCCGCTCGACCTGAAGGACTCCACCGCGCCGCTGGGCGTCGGCAAGCCCGCGGACTTCACCTGGAACCAGCTCCTGGGCTTCGACGCCTGCGTGCAGTGCGGCCGCTGCGAGGCGATGTGCCCGGCCTTCGCCGCCGGTCAGCCGCTCAACCCGAAGAAGCTGATCCAGGACATGGTGGTCGGCCTGGCCGGCGGTACGGATGCGGCCTATGCGGGCTCGCCTTACCCGGGCAAGCCGGTCGGCGAACACGGCGGCGACGCGCACAGCCCGATCGTGCTGCGAGACGTACGTGAGGGCCGCGCGCTGGTCGATGCGGAGACGCTGTGGTCCTGCACGACCTGCCGTGCCTGTGTCGAGGAGTGCCCGATGATGATCGAGCACGTCGACGCGATCGTCGACATGCGGCGCTTCCTGACCATGGAACACGGCAACACGCCGAACAAGGGCAGGGAGGTGCTCGAGAACCTCGCGACCACCGACAACCCCGGCGGCTTCGATCCCGCCTCGCGCATGAACTGGGCGGCGGACCTGGACCTGCCGCTGATGGCCAAGCGCGGCACCGCCGACGTGCTGCTGTGGATGGGCGACGGCGCCTTCGACATGCGCAACCAGCGCACCCTGCGGGCACTCGTGAAGGTGCTGCGCGCGGCACAGGTTGATTTCGCGGTGCTCGGCAATGAGGAGCTCGACAGTGGCGACGTGGCGCGCCGTCTCGGCGACGAGGCGAGCTTCCAGACGCTCGCGGTACGCAACGCGGCGACGCTCGCGAAGTACCGCTTCCGCGAGATCGTGACCTGCGACCCGCACAGCGTCCACGTGCTGAAGAACGAATACCCGGCCTTCGGTGCCAGCTACACCGTGACGCATCACAGCACCTTCATCTCGAACCTGATGGAGAAGGGGCGGCTCACGCTGGGCGAGTGGACCGGCGGCCGGGTGACCTACCACGACCCGTGCTACCTCGGCCGCTACAACGGCGAGTACGAAGCGCCGCGCAAGGCGCTCAAGGGGATCGGCATCAAGGTCGTGGAGATGGAGCGTTCCGGCTTCCGTTCGCGCTGCTGTGGTGGTGGTGGCGGGGCGCCGATCACCGATATCCCGGGCAAGCGGCGTATCCCGGACATGCGCATCGAAGAGATCAACGCGACGAAAGCCGAGGTCGTGGCCGTCGGGTGCCCGCAGTGCACGGCAATGCTCGAAGGCGTCGTCGGGCCGCGCCCGGAAGTGCTCGACATTGCCGAACTCGTCGCGGCGCAGCTCGTGACGGCGCCGGCACCGGCACGACGCGCGGAAGAAGCGCTGGAAGCGGAGGTGGCAGCATGA
- a CDS encoding dipeptidase — protein sequence MNAKEIHDSAVVIDGLIIAKWNRHLFEDMRRGGLTAANCTVSVWEGFQATIDNIVMVNRLMAESTDLVMPVRTTADIAAAKEANKTGIILGFQNAHAFEDKLGYVEIFKKLGVGIVQMCYNTQNLVGTGCYERDGGLSGFGREVVAEMNRVGIMCDLSHVGAKTSEEVILESKKPVCYSHCLPSGLKEHPRNKSDAELKFIADHGGFVGVTMFAPFLKKGIDSTIDDYAEAIEYVMDIVGEDAIGIGTDFTQGHDNEFFEWLTHDKGYARELTRFGKIVNPLGIRTVGEFPNLTETLLKRGMPERVVRKVMGENWVRVLRDVWGE from the coding sequence ATGAACGCGAAGGAAATTCACGATAGTGCCGTTGTCATAGACGGGCTGATCATTGCGAAGTGGAACAGGCATCTGTTCGAGGACATGCGCCGCGGCGGCCTGACCGCGGCGAACTGCACCGTTTCGGTGTGGGAAGGATTCCAGGCGACCATCGACAACATCGTGATGGTCAATCGCCTGATGGCGGAAAGCACGGACCTCGTGATGCCGGTGCGCACCACCGCGGATATCGCCGCGGCGAAGGAAGCGAACAAGACCGGGATCATCCTTGGCTTCCAGAACGCGCACGCGTTCGAGGACAAGCTGGGCTACGTCGAGATCTTCAAGAAGCTCGGCGTGGGCATCGTGCAGATGTGCTACAACACGCAGAACCTCGTGGGCACCGGCTGCTACGAGCGCGACGGCGGACTGTCGGGCTTCGGCCGCGAGGTCGTCGCCGAGATGAACCGCGTCGGCATCATGTGCGACCTGTCGCACGTCGGCGCGAAGACTTCCGAGGAAGTCATCCTCGAATCGAAAAAGCCGGTCTGCTACTCCCACTGCCTGCCCTCCGGCCTCAAGGAACATCCGCGCAACAAGTCCGACGCCGAGCTGAAGTTCATCGCCGATCACGGCGGTTTCGTCGGCGTGACGATGTTCGCGCCTTTCCTCAAGAAAGGCATCGACTCGACGATCGACGATTACGCCGAGGCCATCGAGTACGTGATGGACATCGTCGGCGAGGATGCGATCGGCATCGGCACCGACTTCACGCAGGGCCACGACAACGAGTTCTTCGAGTGGCTCACGCACGACAAGGGTTACGCCCGCGAGCTGACCCGCTTCGGCAAGATCGTCAATCCGCTTGGCATCCGGACCGTCGGTGAATTCCCCAACCTGACCGAAACACTGCTCAAGCGCGGCATGCCCGAGCGTGTCGTGCGCAAGGTGATGGGCGAGAACTGGGTGCGCGTGCTGCGCGACGTCTGGGGCGAGTGA